The Rhineura floridana isolate rRhiFlo1 chromosome 8, rRhiFlo1.hap2, whole genome shotgun sequence genome includes a region encoding these proteins:
- the LOC133390004 gene encoding uncharacterized protein LOC133390004, translating into MLYNCCYLVFTNMPPKKAQQKKGVRVVKQTTKHPPIQQDMSYDDDEDLGTIRALVARVEALEKERRQPLDADAGTSTAPAGKKSARLASKVPKNRILADLVSRIGVLEAAVPIEEPLAAGSPAALPAVPDTISSPAVPVIPAAGPLQAPLPFSPPAATALPAGASGFVAPPVVASPAAYAGLLSLSVPVRIVLCGHSILFWAHRGASSSIPGTQLQLSAVATVRWEAWRGMLWDALLPSVCRIMSSADRPHVLLIHLGENDLVQRPGMDLFIKVTRDLTWLISSFPNLLLVWSDMLVRRVWRGAFHPNRIDRSRKWVNRNVRALVLSLGGAYIPHDRIRFHVPQLFRDDGVHLSEQGVICF; encoded by the exons ATGttgtataattgttgttatttggtctttacaaatatgccacccaagaaagctcagcagaaaaaaggggtgcgtgTTGTGAAGCAGACTACAAAGCACCCGCCAATTCAGCAGGACATGtcttatgatgatgatgaggatttggggaccatccgtgcgTTGGTAGCTAGAGTtgaggcgctggaaaaggaacgcaggcaGCCGCTGGACGCTGATGCGGGTACAAGTACcgctccagcaggtaagaaatctgcacggtTGGCTTCTAAAGTGCCTAAAaatcgtattcttgctgatttggtttccaggattggtgTTCTTGAAGCTGCAGTACCCATTGAAGAGCCCTTAGCAGCTGGATCGCCAGCTGCTTTGCCTGCGGTCCCAGATACCATCTCTTCTCCTGCGGTTCCAGTCATACCTGCTGCTGGGCCTCTTCAAGCACCACTGCCGTTTTCGCCACCGGCGGCCACAGCTCTGCCTGCGGGAGCTTCGGGGTTTGTCGCACCCCCAGTGGTTGCCTCTccggctgcttatgcag gtTTGTTGAGCCTTTCAGTCCCCGTGAGGATCGTACTGTGTGGCCACtctatcttgttttgggcgcaccggGGTGCCTCTTCGTCgatacctggaacacagctgcagctttcggccgtAGCTACGGTTCGATGGGAAGcctggaggggcatgttatgggatgcgctgttgccatcagtttgccggattatgtcttcggcagatcggcctcatgtattgttgattcatttgggggaaaatgacttggtgcagcgtccagggatgGACCTGTTTATCAAGGTCACTcgagatctcacgtggcttattagttCATTTCCCAACCTCCTACTGGTTTGGTCGGATATGTTAGTtaggagggtgtggaggggtgcttttcatcctaataggatcgacagatccaggaaatgggtgaataggaatgtCAGGGCTCTGGTCTTATCTCTTGGaggggcatatattcctcatgataggattaggttccatgtcccacaattgtttcgggatgatggcgTCCATCTTTCCGAAcagggtgtgatttgtttttag